One window of Streptomyces sp. SUK 48 genomic DNA carries:
- a CDS encoding YdcF family protein produces the protein MGDNQQAITEDQWHRAALIWEYHQMRHAPRPVDVAIGLGSHDLGVATRAAELYRAGLFPTLIFTGGNSPTTAKVFPRGEAVHYREHAIGLGVPSEAILLEPSAGNTGQNITLSREVLAAAGITPATVLLVSKPYMERRSYATARKLWPDVEILCASEPSELDDYVKSIGDEKLVVDMLVGDLQRVIEYPRRGFAIEQDVPADVRGAYEALIRDGFTSRLIAS, from the coding sequence GTGGGCGACAACCAGCAGGCCATCACCGAGGACCAGTGGCACCGGGCCGCGCTGATCTGGGAGTACCACCAGATGCGCCACGCGCCGCGGCCCGTCGACGTGGCGATCGGCCTGGGCAGTCACGACCTCGGCGTCGCCACCCGCGCCGCCGAGCTGTACCGCGCCGGGCTGTTCCCGACCCTGATCTTCACCGGCGGCAACAGCCCCACCACCGCCAAGGTCTTCCCACGCGGCGAAGCCGTCCACTACCGCGAACACGCCATCGGCCTCGGCGTCCCCTCCGAGGCGATCCTCCTCGAACCGTCCGCCGGCAACACCGGGCAGAACATCACCCTCTCCCGTGAGGTCCTCGCCGCCGCCGGCATCACCCCGGCCACCGTGCTGCTGGTCTCCAAGCCCTACATGGAACGGCGCTCCTACGCGACCGCCCGCAAACTGTGGCCCGACGTCGAGATCCTCTGCGCGTCGGAGCCGTCGGAACTCGACGACTACGTGAAGTCCATCGGTGACGAGAAGCTCGTCGTAGACATGCTCGTCGGTGATCTCCAGCGGGTGATCGAGTACCCGAGGCGCGGGTTCGCCATCGAACAGGACGTCCCGGCCGATGTGCGCGGGGCGTACGAAGCCCTCATCCGCGACGGCTTCACCAGCCGCCTCATCGCTTCCTGA